The region GGACGATGATCAGGATGTCGCGGTGCTGAAGGGTTCGCTCGAGATGGCCGCGCTGCTCGCGCGTGCCGTGAAGTCGCGCCAGGTCGTTCCCCGCGAACCGCAGACGGTCGAAATCAACGGCGAATACCTGGTGGTCGAGCCGCAGCTCATCCAGAACGCCATGCACCGCGCGTGGGAGACCCGCAAGCCGCACAACGTGGCCCGTGCCACGTTCAACAAGGCCGCCATCAACGCGCTCAGCAAGCAGCTCGCCGCCCAGCTGCGCGACCACGGCAACACGATCGAGGACAGCGACCAGGCCTGGCTGCGCGAAGACATCCGCACCGCCGACGACGTCAAGGTCGCACTCAACACCGCGTGGATTCCGCTCACGCCGCAAAAACTGCTGCAGGACCTCTACGCGCGACCGCAGTGGCTCGCCTCGCTCACGCCCGACTGGACCCCCGAGAAGCGTGCCCTGCTGCGCCGCGACCGCGACGCCGCGTTCACGGTGAGCGACGTGCCGCTGCTCGACGAGGCGGCCGAACTGCTGGGATCGGCCGGTGGCGGCGGAGACGCCGAGAAGCGCGAGCGCAAGCAGCAGCGCAAGCGTGATATCGAGAACGCCGAGCAGTCGATCCGCAACATGGGCGTCGAGGGTCTCGTCGACGCCGAGTCGCTCGCAGACGGCTTCGAGGCCGCGGTCGAGCGCGGGTCGACCGCCGATCTCGCCGCCGCCGACCGCACCTGGGCCTACGGGCACATCGTGGTCGACGAGGCGCAAGAACTGTCGCCGATGCAGTGGCGGATCCTGATCCGTCGCAACCCGCAGAAGTCGTTCACGATCGTCGGCGACGTGGCACAGGCCAGCGCCGCCGCCGCATCGTCGAGCTGGGCCGATGCCCTGCAGCCCCTCTTCGCCGACAGCTGGCGGCTCGAAGAGCTCACCGTCAACTACCGCACGCCCGCGCAGATCGCGGAGACCGCCGAGTCGATGGCGATCGCGCACGGCCTGTCGATCACCCGGTCGCGGTCGGTGCGGTCGAGCGAGTGGCCGGTCGCCGTCGTCGAGTCGACCGACGTGCTCGCCGCCACCGCCGACGCCGTCGAGAGCGACCGCGCCATCGACGCGCTCGGCACGATCGCGGTCATCGCCAGCGAATCGCTCGTCGAATCCATCACCGCCCGTCTGACCGAGACGTTCGGTTCCGACGTCGGGCGGGGAGCGGCCGGCCTCAACCGCGCCGTGGCGGTGCTCACCCCGCAGGAGTCGAAGGGTCTCGAGTTCGACGCGGCCATCGTGGTCGAGCCGCAGCTCATCGTCGACGAGATCGGGCGCGGTGCCGCGGCGCTCTACGTTGCGATGACCCGACCGACGCAGCGCCTGCACCTGGTGACGACGGGCCCGCTTCCCGTCGGCATCTAACTCTGACGCTCCCGCCCGACAAATCCGGAACCCGGCGTTCGCCCGTACGTCGCAAACACGTCACCTCATATTTGGGGGTATCTCAGCACCACCAAGTAGGCGAGAGTAGTACGGGTCGAGCGACGGGACGGGGATCCGCGTCGCTCCAGACACGGCGCGCGGGCGAGGGAACACCATGACGGACGGCGAGGGGTCTCCGCGCGATCCCGCTCAGCTCGACAATCTGCCCGGACAGTCGGCGATCATCGAGCTGCTGCGCGTGCAGTCCCAGGTGCCGGGGCGCTCGCGACTCGCCAGCCTGTTCGGCATCAGCCCGCTCAGCGTCGAGTCCCGCCCCTGGTACGACGCCGCGGTGAGCGAGATCGAGGTCGGCGACGCCCTCGCGCGTCTCGGAGACGGCTGGGTCGTGCTGCA is a window of Conyzicola nivalis DNA encoding:
- a CDS encoding HelD family protein — translated: MASADLTSEREYVAALYARLDELRDDAREQLEAVRRTNQGGTHQNRSERDAFARIYEDRVSQLTEIDERLAFGRLELEPVGDDPTLRYIGRIGLRDENLQPILLDWRVPQARAFYQATAATPLGARARRHITSKGREVVRVDDEIFDAAMLEGDTSNLQGEAALLATLTAQRTGRMGDIVATIQAEQDRIIRSDLRGVLVVQGGPGTGKTAVALHRAAYLLYSYRDRLATSGVLIVGPSRSFLQYIEAVLPSLGETGVVLSSVGQLYPGLDTATDDDQDVAVLKGSLEMAALLARAVKSRQVVPREPQTVEINGEYLVVEPQLIQNAMHRAWETRKPHNVARATFNKAAINALSKQLAAQLRDHGNTIEDSDQAWLREDIRTADDVKVALNTAWIPLTPQKLLQDLYARPQWLASLTPDWTPEKRALLRRDRDAAFTVSDVPLLDEAAELLGSAGGGGDAEKRERKQQRKRDIENAEQSIRNMGVEGLVDAESLADGFEAAVERGSTADLAAADRTWAYGHIVVDEAQELSPMQWRILIRRNPQKSFTIVGDVAQASAAAASSSWADALQPLFADSWRLEELTVNYRTPAQIAETAESMAIAHGLSITRSRSVRSSEWPVAVVESTDVLAATADAVESDRAIDALGTIAVIASESLVESITARLTETFGSDVGRGAAGLNRAVAVLTPQESKGLEFDAAIVVEPQLIVDEIGRGAAALYVAMTRPTQRLHLVTTGPLPVGI